The segment GCCTGCGCCGGGTTTGGGGCGGTTTGCGGATCATCGCTTGCCACCGCATCCACCATGGGCAAGGTCGCCCTGCCGGAATTGCGCCGCCTGAATTATTCACCGCGCCTTGCCACCGGTACGCTGGCGGCGGGCGGTACGCTTGGCATTCTGATCCCGCCGTCCGTCGCACTTGTGATCTATGCCGTCACGGTCGAGGCATCCATCATCCAGATGTTCCAGGCGGCCATCATTCCCGGCCTGATCGCGGTTGCATTCTTTATGGGGGTGATTGCCATTCAGGTCCGCCTGAACCCAAGCCTCGCCCCCATCCCCGAACCGATGGAACCGGCCGAACGCCGCGAGGCATTGCTGCGCCTGATCCCGGTCATGGTGATTTTCGGCTCGATCATTCTCGGTCTTGGGGCCGGTCTGTTCACCCCGACCCCGGCGGCCGGTGTGGGTGTGTTTGCCATTCTGGTTTACGGTGCCTATATGCGCCTGCGCGGCAAGGGTGGCCTGACATTTTCCGGTCTGAAACAGTCGCTGCGCGATACGGCTGTCACCACCTCGATGATCTTCTTCATCCTGCTGGGTGCCGAAATCCTCAAGGGTTTCTTCAGCCGTGCCAACCTTCCGGCCTATATGGCCGAGGCCGCCGCCACCAGCGGCCTTGATCCCTGGCTGATCATGGTTCTGATGCTGCTCGCCCTGATCGTTCTGGGCTGCTTCATGGAAAGCCTGTCGATGATCGTGGTGGTCATCCCGTTCTTCTGGCCGGCCCTGGTCGATATCAATGGCGGCGACTGGGCAACGGCGGCATCCGCAGCATACGGCATGGGGGCCGAGGACCTGAAAATCTGGTTCGGTATTCTGGCCCTGATTGTCGTGGAGCTTGGATTGATAACGCCACCGGTGGGATTGAATGTGTTCATCATCAACGCCCTTGCCGATGGCGTCCCCATGAGCCAGACCTTCCGCGGTGTCATGCCCTTCTTTGCCGCGGAAATCCTGCGCATTCTGCTGCTGATCTTTGTGCCGGTGCTAACCCTGTTTGTCCCGACATTGCTCGGCGGTTAGCGACGCGCATCATAAGCTTCCGAAAAGCCCGCCCGATCTGGCGGGCTTTTCTTTTGGTCAAACCCGAAAACCGCTAGACTGTCCCAAAGCAAACAGCAAAACATGATCATGGTCGCAACCCGCAACAGCATTCCGGTCTACAAGCTTTACGGTGAAACCGGCGAAACCGCACCCGGAACCGCCGAACAGATTGCCATTTCCGAACCGGAATTCTTCCATCTCGAAAGCATCCCGTCGCGATCCAAACTGCATGACCTGCACATCCAGCCGCACCGTCATGCCAATCTGTTTCAACTGCTTTACATCACACGCGGCCATGCCGGGATCGAATTTGACGACCGGCAATTCACCATGCAGGTCGGGCAGATCCTCACCATGCCGCCCGGCACCGTTCACGGCTTTCGCTTCAGCCCCGATATCGATGGCTGGGTCATTTCACTGACCGATTACCATTTGCAGGAAATCCTTTCCCCCGCCCCCAAACTGCTTGCACGCCTTGACCGGCCGCTTTGTGTCGATGGATCGGGAACCGCCGATCAGCCAGGCCCCACAGATTTCCTGATCCGCCAACTGGTCGCGGAATATTACGGACATAATACCGGGCGGTTATATGCGCTGCGCAACATATTGGGGTTGCTGTTGCTCGGCATCGGGCGCGATGCTCCGTCGGGTGATCCGGCGCGCCTAAGCCGCAAGGAACAGAAAACCGCCAAGTTCCGCAAATTCCAGTCGCTGATCGAAACCTTCTACAAACAGCACAAACCGCTGGAATTCTACGCCCGCGAAATCGGTATCACCACGACACAGCTTAACCGCATCGCCAAGGACATCTATGGCATGACTGCCATCGAAGTCCTCCATCACCGCCTGATCTTGGAGGCCAAACGCACCCTGATCTATACCGACATCGCGGTTCAGCAGATCGCCGATGAACTGGGCTTCCGCGATGCCGGATATTTTTCGCGCTTTTTCGCCAAAAAGGCCGCGATGTCACCGATGCAATTCCGACAGGACCATCGATAACATCCCGGCCTTGATATACCGTTTATGGATTACGGGTTAAAGCCAGCCACCCGTCCCGCTCAGATGCTTGGGCAAGTCATCAAGCGGTATCTTGGTCAGGTCCTTGACGATTTCCCCATCAAGCGCCTCGGCCAGGGGTTTTGGCATTTTATTGCGCACCTCGCCCATCACCTTGGGCGGGGCAATCACGATCAGGTTGTCGAACTTGCCATGCTTGCGCTTGTCGGTCAGGTAATTGACCACATCATCGACAAATTCCATCTGCGCATGTTCATGGGGGTCGGTCGATGGTGGCATGGCGTGGCGCTGCTGGTTGCCGCCGGGATTGTTAAAACCGCGTCCCGGTTTGTCACTGGCGATTTCCCGGCTCGACCTGTTATCGGCCTGCATTTCCGTGACCGTTTCCAGATGCCGTCCTTCGGCATCAAACGTGACGGCCACCACATGGGCGCGACCGCCGTCGGCAACAAGTATCCATTGGTTTTTATGCATATTAACCTGCTTTTCTGTTGCGACTGTCCCCGGAACGTCCCCCACCCGATCAAGGTTCCATAAAAGTCATTTTCAACATCAGGCCACAGAACAAAAAGGCCGGTCCGCATGTCCGAACCGGCCTTTGATATCATCGATCAGGATCGGCTTATCGCCATGCCAACAACCAGCGATCAAGCCTTCCCAGAAGCCACGAAACACACAACCCCAAAAGCGATAAAACCACCACACCGGCAATCAGTTGATCGGACTGATACAGGTTCCCTGCTGCCAGAATAAGCGCCCCGATGCCGTATTGCGCCCCGATCATCTCAGCCGCAATCAAAAGGATAATCGCGATCGAGGATGAAATACGGAACCCCGACAGAATGGTCGGCAACGCACCGGGCAGGATGATCTTGCGGATCACCGACCACATCGGCAGATCAAAGCTCTGCCCCATGCGGATCAGGTTGCGCTGCACATTGTCCACCCCGCCGAATGTATTGATCACGGTCGGGAAAAACACGCCAAAGGCAATGGTGGCAAATTTCGATGGTTCACCAATTCCAAACCAGATGATGAAAAGCGGCAGAAGCGCAATTTTCGGGATCGGGAAAAGGGCCGATACAAACGCCACACCGGGCGACCGCGCCCAGCTAAACATCCCGACCAGAAAACCGACAAAAAGCCCGGCCACCGTCCCCATGATCCAGCCGCCAACAAGCCGCTGCAACGACGCGCCAAGATGAAGCCAAAGATCACCCGTGACGATCAACTGCCAAAGCGCCTTGGCCACCGCAACCGGGCTTGGCATCGCAAGTTCGCTGATCACCCCGGTGCTTGATCCCAATTGCCAAAGCGCAATCACGGCCACAAAAAAGCCCCACGCCGCAACCGGATTGGCCTTCGGGTTAAACCCCGTCGCGCGAAACCGCACCTGACTTGCTGGGGACGCTGCACTTTGGGGTTCTGCCCGGACTTCGCTGATATCATGCGACATTTTCAAGCTCCTTATCGGCCGCAATCGCCTCATCCCGGATCAGGTTCCAAAGGGCGCTCTCATGCGCGATCAGCTCCGGCATGCCTTCGCGCCGCTCTGCTATCGGAATATCGATTGTGTGGATTTCCTTGATCGTGCCGGGGCGACGGCGCAATGCCACCACCCGGTTGGCCAGCCGCACGGCTTCGTTCAGGTTATGCGTCACATAAACCGCTGTCATGCCGGTGCGCGCAAATAACGCGGCAAATTCATCCAGCAGCAAAATCCGCGTCTGCGCATCAAGGGCTGATAACGGCTCGTCCATCAGCAAAACCGCCGGCCGCACCGCCAATGCACGCGCAATCCCGACCCGCTGCTTCATCCCGCCCGAAAGCTGTTTGGGATACGCATCACGGAAATCCCACAGATTGGTCTGCTCCAGCACCTCGGCCACCCGCGCATCACGGTCCGCCTTGGATAATCCGTGATCTTCCAGCACAAGGCTGATATTGCCCGCCACCGTCCGCCACGGCAAAAGCGCGAAATCCTGAAACACATAAGTCAGCGGGTTAAGGCACCCCTCGGGCGTCGCCTTGTCACAAATCAGAATCTCGCCGCGTGTCGGGGCCAGCAACCCGCCAATGATCGACAGCAATGTCGATTTGCCGCAGCCCGACGGCCCGATCAATGCCACGACCTCGCCCGGTTCGATCCCGAAATCGATATCGCGCAGCGCCTCGACCTGATCATATGAATGGCAAATGCCCTTGATTTGCAGCCGCATGGCACAATCCGTTTATCTGAAATCTACAAATGAAACGACCGGGCCAGAAGACATCGCAACTGGCCCGGTCGGGAAAATATAGCCTTACTCGGTCAAGGCCGGGATAAAGCTGGTATCGATGAATTTCGCCGGATCGGCATCGGCGGAAACAAAGCCGCGATCCTGATACCATTTGACCTGCGCCTTGACATCGGCAACGTCAAGTCTGGCTTCTTCGGTGATGAACATCGCGCCATTGCGGATTTTCGGATAGGCCTTGT is part of the Thalassospira lucentensis genome and harbors:
- a CDS encoding ABC transporter permease, producing MSHDISEVRAEPQSAASPASQVRFRATGFNPKANPVAAWGFFVAVIALWQLGSSTGVISELAMPSPVAVAKALWQLIVTGDLWLHLGASLQRLVGGWIMGTVAGLFVGFLVGMFSWARSPGVAFVSALFPIPKIALLPLFIIWFGIGEPSKFATIAFGVFFPTVINTFGGVDNVQRNLIRMGQSFDLPMWSVIRKIILPGALPTILSGFRISSSIAIILLIAAEMIGAQYGIGALILAAGNLYQSDQLIAGVVVLSLLGLCVSWLLGRLDRWLLAWR
- a CDS encoding helix-turn-helix domain-containing protein, with amino-acid sequence MIMVATRNSIPVYKLYGETGETAPGTAEQIAISEPEFFHLESIPSRSKLHDLHIQPHRHANLFQLLYITRGHAGIEFDDRQFTMQVGQILTMPPGTVHGFRFSPDIDGWVISLTDYHLQEILSPAPKLLARLDRPLCVDGSGTADQPGPTDFLIRQLVAEYYGHNTGRLYALRNILGLLLLGIGRDAPSGDPARLSRKEQKTAKFRKFQSLIETFYKQHKPLEFYAREIGITTTQLNRIAKDIYGMTAIEVLHHRLILEAKRTLIYTDIAVQQIADELGFRDAGYFSRFFAKKAAMSPMQFRQDHR
- a CDS encoding TRAP transporter large permease, which produces MSERELIGLGGLVVLFFILALRVPVGLAMIGVGIGGNYVLSLFFPFLRFEPYLQQFKSLFYGIVSNYELSVVPLFVLMGYLASQANLSRDLFQGVNAILGRFRGGVAMAAIGACAGFGAVCGSSLATASTMGKVALPELRRLNYSPRLATGTLAAGGTLGILIPPSVALVIYAVTVEASIIQMFQAAIIPGLIAVAFFMGVIAIQVRLNPSLAPIPEPMEPAERREALLRLIPVMVIFGSIILGLGAGLFTPTPAAGVGVFAILVYGAYMRLRGKGGLTFSGLKQSLRDTAVTTSMIFFILLGAEILKGFFSRANLPAYMAEAAATSGLDPWLIMVLMLLALIVLGCFMESLSMIVVVIPFFWPALVDINGGDWATAASAAYGMGAEDLKIWFGILALIVVELGLITPPVGLNVFIINALADGVPMSQTFRGVMPFFAAEILRILLLIFVPVLTLFVPTLLGG
- a CDS encoding ABC transporter ATP-binding protein; protein product: MRLQIKGICHSYDQVEALRDIDFGIEPGEVVALIGPSGCGKSTLLSIIGGLLAPTRGEILICDKATPEGCLNPLTYVFQDFALLPWRTVAGNISLVLEDHGLSKADRDARVAEVLEQTNLWDFRDAYPKQLSGGMKQRVGIARALAVRPAVLLMDEPLSALDAQTRILLLDEFAALFARTGMTAVYVTHNLNEAVRLANRVVALRRRPGTIKEIHTIDIPIAERREGMPELIAHESALWNLIRDEAIAADKELENVA
- a CDS encoding host attachment protein; this translates as MHKNQWILVADGGRAHVVAVTFDAEGRHLETVTEMQADNRSSREIASDKPGRGFNNPGGNQQRHAMPPSTDPHEHAQMEFVDDVVNYLTDKRKHGKFDNLIVIAPPKVMGEVRNKMPKPLAEALDGEIVKDLTKIPLDDLPKHLSGTGGWL